From Spirosoma aerolatum, one genomic window encodes:
- a CDS encoding endonuclease/exonuclease/phosphatase family protein: protein MRIILFLLGTFLMTQPVLAQKSEPITVATYNLRYNTKNDGINAWPNRKENVKALIRFHEFDLFGTQEGLRDQLNDIAELPEYAFIGAGRDDGKEAGEHSAIFYRKDRFKVLQSGNFWLSETPDKPGKGWDATCCNRISTWAKFTDLKTKKDFYFFNVHFDHQGVEARRQSGKLMVAKIKEIAKAEPVILTGDFNSTPETEQIQTIKTLLSDAHDVTATPAYGPEGTFNSFKFDAPMNNRIDYIFVSKPFKVWKYGVLTDAKEQRYPSDHQPVLVKVTMN from the coding sequence ATGCGCATCATTCTTTTTCTTCTGGGTACTTTCCTGATGACTCAGCCTGTACTTGCCCAAAAATCGGAACCCATTACGGTAGCCACGTATAACCTTCGCTACAACACCAAAAACGATGGCATTAATGCCTGGCCCAATCGGAAGGAGAACGTAAAGGCACTCATTCGCTTCCATGAGTTCGATCTGTTTGGTACACAGGAAGGACTTCGCGATCAGTTGAACGACATTGCCGAACTACCCGAATATGCCTTTATCGGCGCGGGCCGTGATGATGGGAAAGAAGCCGGTGAACACTCAGCCATTTTCTACCGGAAAGATCGTTTTAAAGTGCTTCAGTCAGGCAACTTCTGGCTCAGCGAAACGCCCGATAAACCCGGTAAGGGTTGGGATGCAACCTGTTGCAACCGCATCAGCACCTGGGCAAAGTTCACAGATCTGAAAACCAAAAAGGACTTCTACTTTTTCAATGTCCATTTCGATCATCAGGGTGTTGAAGCGCGTCGGCAATCAGGGAAACTGATGGTGGCTAAAATCAAGGAGATCGCCAAAGCAGAGCCCGTCATTCTGACAGGCGACTTCAACTCGACGCCCGAAACCGAACAGATTCAAACCATCAAAACGCTGTTGAGCGATGCTCATGATGTAACGGCCACACCAGCCTATGGCCCTGAAGGCACCTTCAACAGCTTCAAATTTGATGCGCCGATGAACAACCGTATCGACTATATCTTCGTCAGTAAGCCGTTCAAAGTCTGGAAGTACGGAGTCCTGACCGACGCCAAAGAACAGCGTTACCCATCCGACCATCAGCCGGTTCTGGTCAAAGTGACCATGAATTAA
- a CDS encoding RagB/SusD family nutrient uptake outer membrane protein — protein sequence MITRYSWLFLITLFLVGCNELEQVPQSTASKSAVFSSTSGLDLYVNSFYDGSTTAVFPGASDIHEGDQMADYAVRTQVPDFLRPGAYGPQQSSGWDWRQLRNINYFIANLNSPSISATDQRHYLGLARFFRAWFYFEKVKRFGDVPWINKAMGVNDPDLYDTRDPRAMVMDSVLADLNYACENIKTTNDNTRSLVTKYVAYGFKSRVCLFEGTFRKYRTSYNLGSTADKWLNESVSAAEKVMKEGGFSISETGGTDKSYRQLFTSTTPVTSEIMLAYICDATLSVYNDANWWWTSATYGARVSLNRTFVNTYLNIDGTPFTSKPGYETMTFMQETKNRDKRLQQTIRTPGYTRTNGGAVEPGPPVFSYTYTGYMPIKWSLDDVYYDGGSRNINSISMMRYAEILLNYAEAKTELGTLTNDDWAKTVGALRKRAGITAGLTTKPTVVDPYLQANYFPGISDPVLLEVRRERGIELALEGFRFADIIRWNRGQLMEQQWNGFYVPALDTPMDLNEDGKPDVVFYKVKPATQIAGVTYVNVAETVNGVANPQRLKNDTYGELTWLTNITRKWDDKFYLYPIPSNDLLVNPKLGQNPGW from the coding sequence ATGATTACTCGATATAGCTGGCTTTTTCTGATAACTCTGTTTCTGGTTGGCTGCAATGAGCTGGAGCAGGTTCCCCAATCGACGGCCTCAAAAAGCGCTGTCTTCAGCAGCACCAGTGGTTTAGACTTATACGTAAACTCATTTTACGACGGCTCGACAACGGCTGTTTTTCCGGGTGCCAGCGACATCCACGAAGGTGATCAGATGGCCGATTATGCCGTCCGGACGCAGGTTCCTGATTTTTTACGCCCCGGTGCCTATGGTCCTCAGCAAAGTTCGGGCTGGGACTGGCGTCAGTTGCGCAACATCAATTACTTCATTGCGAACCTGAATAGTCCGTCCATTTCCGCTACCGATCAACGACATTACCTGGGTCTGGCCCGTTTTTTCAGAGCCTGGTTTTACTTTGAGAAAGTGAAGCGGTTTGGCGATGTACCCTGGATCAACAAGGCGATGGGCGTTAACGATCCTGATCTGTACGACACGCGTGACCCTCGGGCCATGGTTATGGACTCCGTACTGGCCGACCTGAACTATGCCTGTGAGAACATCAAAACCACCAATGATAACACCCGTAGTCTGGTCACAAAATACGTCGCTTATGGGTTCAAATCGCGTGTTTGTCTGTTCGAAGGAACCTTCCGGAAATACCGTACCAGCTACAACCTGGGGAGCACAGCCGATAAGTGGCTGAACGAGTCCGTCAGTGCGGCCGAGAAAGTGATGAAAGAAGGGGGTTTCAGCATCAGCGAAACGGGCGGTACTGATAAGTCGTACCGGCAGTTGTTTACCAGCACCACACCCGTCACCAGCGAAATCATGCTGGCTTACATCTGCGACGCTACGCTGAGCGTGTATAACGATGCCAACTGGTGGTGGACCAGCGCTACCTATGGGGCCCGGGTCAGTTTAAACCGTACGTTCGTCAATACCTATCTGAACATCGATGGTACGCCTTTCACGTCGAAGCCGGGCTATGAAACAATGACGTTCATGCAGGAAACCAAAAACCGGGATAAGCGCTTGCAACAGACTATTCGGACCCCAGGCTACACCCGCACCAACGGAGGTGCTGTAGAGCCTGGCCCCCCGGTTTTCTCCTACACCTACACTGGCTATATGCCAATCAAATGGTCGCTGGATGACGTGTATTATGATGGTGGATCACGGAATATCAACTCCATCAGTATGATGCGCTACGCCGAAATTCTGCTGAACTATGCCGAAGCCAAAACGGAATTGGGCACCCTCACCAACGATGACTGGGCCAAAACAGTAGGGGCCCTTCGGAAACGGGCTGGCATCACCGCTGGATTAACAACCAAACCTACAGTCGTTGACCCCTATCTGCAAGCCAATTATTTCCCTGGTATTTCAGACCCGGTTCTGCTCGAAGTACGTCGCGAACGGGGTATTGAACTGGCGCTGGAAGGGTTTCGGTTTGCCGATATTATTCGCTGGAACCGTGGTCAGCTAATGGAACAGCAATGGAATGGTTTCTACGTACCAGCGCTCGACACTCCGATGGACCTCAACGAAGATGGCAAGCCTGATGTGGTGTTCTACAAAGTGAAACCCGCCACACAAATTGCGGGGGTCACCTATGTCAACGTCGCCGAAACGGTAAACGGTGTGGCGAATCCACAACGGCTCAAAAACGACACCTATGGCGAGCTTACCTGGCTTACGAACATTACCCGTAAATGGGACGATAAATTTTATCTTTACCCTATTCCCTCGAACGACCTGCTGGTTAACCCCAAATTAGGTCAGAATCCGGGTTGGTAG
- a CDS encoding TonB-dependent receptor, with product MTRQFYLKQVLWNAMKTTVVQLLLFALCYGLSFARDTHAQEILNKEVTLKMESVEIWKILNRLEKQTDVKFVYSTNSIRADQKMSVNVANGKLSKVLDELLSPLRISYEVVGTRILLRKKTIESTSFTLPSINTLSVPVVASADLTITGTISDDKGEVLPGVSVVVKGTQRGTTTDAKGQYRISVPDGKATLIYSFVGYLSQEVLVGNQSVISLTLKADSKSLEEVIVVGYGTQKKVNLTGAVDQVTSEVLENRSLPNLSQGLQGTIPNLNLTMGDGKPIQSPTFNIRGTTSIGQGGSALVLIDGVEGDPSRLNPNDVASVSVLKDAASAAIYGARGAFGVVLITTKSPTKDRTSVTYSVNRSIKSPTSVPNFVTNGYTFAKMFNEGWSAWNDYAQTPQNINKTVKFSAAYLAELERRNNDPSLPKTIVDPTTGEYVYYENTDWYGELYKKSLSATEHNLSFSGSSGKADFYVTGRYYTQDGLFKYNSDDYKIMSLRAKGSIQLYPWLKITNNADFSSMKYHNPLNVGEGGGIWRNISDEGHNNAPMFNPDGTLTYSAAYTVGDFWYGKNGINMDRRVFRNTADFATTFFNDKFRVKGNFTFQTTDNDEFRTRVPVPYSRKPGVIEYVGTNYNDLQNLYRQTIYTATNLYAEYEPRFSPNHYLKVLAGYNYEHSNFRRLEVVRNGLIFSDAQDISLALGQSITTSGGMETWAILGGFYRLNYAFKDRYLLELNGRYDGSSKFPSDQRYAFFPSVSAGWRVSNESFWKVSPKAITDLKIRASYGSLGNGSIASYAFQEQFSIAQSGRILNGVKPQKTGQPTVLPDGLTWETSTTSDLGIDLAMLNNRLTFTGDAYIRKTTGMFTVGMTLPAVFGTDVPKGNYADLTTKGWEAVLTWRDKLSVGSKPFNYEVRLTMADYSATIDKFNNPNRRLSDYYVGQKVGEIWGYETAGFFTSTDDVAQSPKQNLYKASNTGQWLPGDIKFRDLNGDGVISYGDNTVDNPGDRRIIGNSTPRYTYGIMLGADWNNFFFSSFFQGVGHQDWWPGAEASIFWGQYNRPYNKLPEWQLGKIWSPENPDTYLPRYRGYVSQNSAGELYQAQTKYLQRAAYLRMKNIQIGYNLPRTLIRKIGMNSGRVFLSGENLLTWSPLYKLTRDIDIENIGRSDAVLNPPTSSDPNSNSSGNGNNYPILKSYTLGISATF from the coding sequence ATGACGAGACAATTTTACCTAAAACAGGTTTTGTGGAACGCCATGAAGACAACGGTTGTGCAGCTACTGCTCTTCGCTCTCTGCTATGGTCTGTCGTTCGCCCGCGACACACACGCTCAGGAAATTCTGAATAAGGAAGTCACGCTGAAAATGGAATCGGTCGAGATCTGGAAAATCCTGAACAGACTTGAAAAACAGACGGATGTCAAGTTTGTGTACAGCACCAACAGCATCCGGGCCGACCAGAAAATGTCGGTCAATGTGGCCAATGGTAAACTTTCTAAAGTGCTGGACGAACTGCTCAGTCCGCTCCGCATTTCGTATGAAGTGGTAGGTACCCGCATCCTTCTTCGTAAAAAGACGATTGAAAGTACCTCATTCACACTTCCTTCCATCAACACGCTGTCGGTACCAGTTGTTGCCAGTGCTGACCTCACCATTACCGGAACCATCAGCGACGACAAAGGAGAAGTCCTACCGGGAGTAAGTGTTGTGGTTAAAGGCACGCAGCGTGGTACAACGACCGACGCCAAAGGGCAATACCGTATTTCGGTGCCCGATGGTAAGGCCACCCTTATCTACTCATTTGTCGGTTATCTGAGTCAGGAGGTTCTGGTAGGCAATCAGAGTGTAATCAGCCTGACGCTCAAAGCTGACTCCAAGTCATTGGAAGAGGTCATTGTGGTGGGTTATGGCACACAGAAGAAGGTAAACCTGACTGGTGCCGTCGACCAGGTGACCAGCGAAGTACTTGAAAACCGTTCACTGCCCAACTTATCGCAAGGCCTTCAGGGGACTATTCCAAACCTCAACTTAACGATGGGCGACGGAAAACCCATTCAGTCGCCTACCTTCAACATTCGGGGTACCACCTCGATCGGTCAGGGAGGGAGTGCACTGGTGCTGATTGATGGTGTAGAAGGTGATCCGAGCCGTCTGAATCCGAATGATGTAGCCAGCGTGTCGGTATTAAAAGATGCCGCTTCGGCTGCCATTTACGGAGCAAGGGGCGCGTTTGGTGTCGTACTGATCACAACGAAAAGCCCAACGAAAGACCGTACTAGCGTAACGTATTCGGTGAATCGCTCGATCAAAAGCCCGACCTCAGTTCCTAATTTTGTAACGAACGGCTACACATTCGCCAAGATGTTCAACGAAGGCTGGTCGGCCTGGAACGACTATGCACAAACTCCGCAGAATATCAACAAGACGGTCAAATTCTCGGCCGCTTACCTGGCCGAACTCGAACGTCGGAACAACGACCCCAGCCTCCCAAAGACCATAGTAGACCCCACTACCGGCGAATATGTGTATTACGAAAACACCGACTGGTATGGCGAACTTTACAAGAAAAGCCTCAGCGCTACGGAGCACAATCTATCGTTCTCGGGCAGCAGCGGTAAGGCTGATTTTTACGTAACCGGTCGCTATTATACCCAGGATGGTCTGTTCAAGTACAATTCGGACGATTACAAGATCATGAGCCTGCGGGCCAAAGGCTCCATCCAGCTCTACCCCTGGCTGAAAATCACGAATAATGCCGATTTTTCGTCGATGAAGTACCATAACCCATTGAACGTGGGCGAAGGGGGCGGTATCTGGCGGAACATTTCCGACGAAGGCCACAATAATGCCCCGATGTTTAACCCGGATGGCACATTGACCTACTCGGCTGCCTACACCGTTGGCGATTTCTGGTACGGCAAAAACGGCATCAATATGGACCGACGCGTATTTCGGAATACGGCCGATTTTGCTACGACGTTTTTCAATGACAAATTCCGCGTCAAAGGCAATTTCACGTTTCAGACTACCGACAATGATGAGTTTCGGACTCGGGTGCCAGTGCCCTACAGCCGCAAACCGGGCGTGATCGAATACGTAGGAACCAACTACAACGACCTGCAAAACCTGTACCGCCAGACGATCTACACGGCGACGAACTTATATGCGGAATACGAACCTCGCTTCAGCCCCAACCATTACCTGAAAGTGCTGGCGGGTTATAACTACGAGCACTCAAATTTCCGTCGGCTAGAGGTGGTTCGAAACGGGCTGATTTTTTCTGATGCGCAAGATATTAGCCTGGCGCTGGGTCAATCGATTACGACCAGTGGTGGTATGGAAACCTGGGCCATTCTGGGCGGCTTTTACCGATTAAATTATGCGTTCAAAGACCGGTATCTGCTCGAACTGAACGGCCGTTACGACGGTTCATCGAAGTTCCCATCCGATCAGCGGTATGCCTTCTTCCCCTCCGTATCGGCAGGTTGGCGCGTATCGAACGAATCCTTCTGGAAAGTATCACCCAAAGCCATTACCGACCTGAAAATCAGAGCGTCGTACGGTTCACTGGGCAACGGTAGCATTGCCTCCTATGCATTTCAGGAGCAGTTCAGCATCGCCCAGTCGGGCCGTATCCTGAATGGGGTAAAGCCGCAGAAAACCGGCCAGCCAACCGTTCTTCCCGATGGGCTGACCTGGGAAACCTCGACTACATCTGACCTCGGTATCGATCTGGCGATGCTGAACAATCGACTGACGTTTACTGGTGATGCTTACATCCGTAAAACAACGGGCATGTTTACCGTAGGGATGACCCTGCCAGCTGTATTCGGTACCGATGTGCCGAAAGGCAACTACGCCGACCTAACAACCAAAGGCTGGGAGGCCGTTCTGACCTGGCGGGATAAACTCTCTGTAGGAAGCAAGCCGTTCAACTACGAAGTGCGCCTAACCATGGCCGACTACTCAGCTACCATCGACAAGTTTAATAATCCTAACCGACGGCTTTCCGATTATTATGTAGGTCAGAAAGTTGGTGAAATCTGGGGGTATGAAACAGCTGGTTTCTTTACCTCTACCGATGATGTAGCTCAATCACCGAAACAAAACCTATACAAAGCCTCCAATACCGGCCAGTGGCTCCCAGGCGACATTAAGTTCCGGGACCTGAACGGCGATGGTGTGATCAGCTACGGCGACAATACAGTGGATAACCCAGGCGACCGACGCATTATTGGCAACTCAACTCCTCGCTACACGTATGGCATCATGCTGGGAGCCGACTGGAACAACTTCTTCTTTTCGTCGTTCTTCCAGGGTGTTGGTCATCAGGACTGGTGGCCAGGTGCTGAAGCCAGCATTTTCTGGGGTCAGTACAACCGCCCCTACAACAAATTACCGGAGTGGCAACTGGGGAAAATCTGGTCGCCAGAGAATCCAGACACCTACCTGCCCCGGTATCGTGGGTATGTATCGCAGAACAGCGCGGGCGAACTGTATCAGGCACAGACCAAATATTTACAGCGGGCGGCTTATCTGCGTATGAAAAATATCCAGATCGGCTATAACCTCCCCCGGACGCTGATTCGGAAGATCGGGATGAACAGCGGACGCGTGTTCCTGTCGGGCGAGAACCTGCTGACCTGGTCACCTCTGTACAAGCTCACGCGTGACATCGACATTGAAAATATTGGCCGGTCAGATGCTGTTTTAAATCCACCTACGAGTAGCGATCCTAACAGTAACAGCAGTGGTAACGGTAACAACTACCCGATTCTGAAAAGTTACACCCTGGGTATATCGGCCACTTTCTAA
- a CDS encoding FecR family protein, producing MNQYDFDKLIEKYLAGETNPDEEKLMREWSDRMIEQSQLTINPTEKHTLQTRLWKRIYANTLGQQPFLIRYGWFRISAVAASILLFILAGLFVSRQLNTQQVARSITRKSPESIGNITIKNTSNKAEKISLKDGSYVLLSPRSHLSYPEQFGTKTREIYLQGEATFDVTRDTSRPFIVHTGNLVTQVLGTRFTVKSYDQDKSIEVQVSKGKVSVYEDTRKSDGNRNGVILIPNQKITFDKVSQKLTPGLIETPQMVLPPNNKAQFVFDRVPLGQVLATLSKAYGIEFIVENQALNKCAFNGDLNDLPLYLRLDLVCKSLNASYERRGTTLFINGEGCQN from the coding sequence ATGAACCAATATGATTTCGATAAACTGATCGAGAAATACCTTGCCGGAGAAACCAACCCCGACGAGGAAAAGCTGATGCGTGAGTGGTCGGACCGAATGATTGAGCAAAGCCAGCTCACCATCAATCCTACCGAAAAACATACGCTTCAAACCCGCTTATGGAAACGCATTTACGCCAATACATTAGGTCAACAACCTTTTCTGATACGGTATGGTTGGTTCCGAATCAGCGCGGTTGCCGCTTCTATCCTACTTTTTATCCTTGCCGGGCTCTTCGTCAGCCGTCAGCTCAATACGCAGCAGGTAGCCCGGTCAATTACTCGCAAAAGCCCCGAATCAATAGGAAATATTACGATTAAGAACACATCGAATAAAGCTGAGAAGATCAGCCTGAAAGACGGCAGTTATGTATTGCTTAGCCCGCGAAGCCATCTGAGCTATCCTGAACAGTTCGGCACAAAAACGCGGGAAATATACCTCCAGGGCGAAGCTACCTTCGATGTTACCCGAGATACTTCCCGCCCCTTCATTGTCCATACAGGCAATCTGGTTACACAGGTACTGGGAACACGATTTACGGTAAAATCCTATGATCAAGACAAGTCGATTGAAGTACAGGTGAGTAAAGGCAAAGTATCTGTGTATGAAGACACCCGAAAATCGGATGGCAACCGCAACGGCGTTATTCTGATTCCGAACCAGAAAATAACCTTCGACAAAGTCTCACAGAAACTGACACCTGGACTAATCGAAACCCCACAAATGGTGCTACCTCCCAACAACAAAGCCCAGTTCGTATTTGATCGGGTTCCACTGGGGCAGGTACTCGCTACGCTCAGCAAAGCCTACGGTATTGAATTCATTGTCGAAAACCAGGCCTTGAACAAATGTGCGTTTAATGGCGACCTCAATGATTTACCTCTTTATCTACGGCTTGATCTGGTCTGTAAGTCACTTAATGCCAGCTACGAACGGCGCGGCACCACCCTTTTTATTAATGGCGAAGGCTGTCAAAACTAG
- a CDS encoding RNA polymerase sigma-70 factor: MNAQVTDTELTCFLKASDKKAFEEIYNRYWYKLFCVAYHETGSREDAEELVHDLFESLWNKRQQATIHHLSSYLVVSIKHLSTNYIKSKITQRRYQEYLILHELHQAELTDETVQFSDLSKAVEEVMKKLPEKTCEVFKLSRFEHQPVKSIARQLNLSEKAVEYHITKSLKVLQEQLRIYQN; the protein is encoded by the coding sequence ATGAATGCACAGGTAACCGACACTGAATTGACTTGTTTTCTCAAGGCGAGCGACAAAAAAGCCTTTGAGGAAATATATAATCGCTATTGGTATAAGTTATTCTGCGTGGCCTATCACGAAACAGGAAGCCGGGAAGATGCGGAAGAACTGGTGCATGATCTGTTCGAATCGCTTTGGAACAAACGTCAACAAGCGACTATTCATCACCTAAGTTCGTATCTGGTTGTGTCCATCAAGCACCTGTCAACAAATTACATCAAGTCGAAAATCACCCAACGGCGTTATCAGGAGTACCTCATTTTGCACGAATTGCATCAGGCTGAGTTGACCGATGAAACCGTACAGTTTTCCGATTTATCGAAAGCAGTAGAGGAAGTCATGAAAAAGCTACCGGAAAAAACCTGCGAGGTGTTTAAGTTGAGTCGTTTCGAGCATCAACCCGTGAAAAGCATTGCCCGGCAACTCAACCTGTCGGAAAAGGCGGTCGAATATCATATCACCAAGTCGCTCAAAGTCCTACAGGAGCAACTTCGGATTTATCAGAACTGA